Genomic window (Rosa chinensis cultivar Old Blush chromosome 6, RchiOBHm-V2, whole genome shotgun sequence):
AACAAAGTTAAAATTAGGGACATGAAAACGTACGGAAGAAGTCCAATGTTGAAACTTCAGGTAGCGTGTTAGCAATGAAAGGGCTGTACTCTTATAGCTTTCATTCTCCACCATTTTGAAACAGTTAACACCCAAAAATTTTCCTATTTGATTAGACAATGTGTCTAATGAAATGCAGTCGCTGCTATTTACCCATGAACCAGTTGGAAGCTCTGGCAATGTCTGAAGCTTGCGGCACCGATCCAAGTGAAGAAATTCAAGTCTAGAGAGTTGTCTGATGCTCTCAGGTAGTCTAACAAATTCATTTTTGCTCAAATCTAAATTTGTTAACAAGGACTGACCTTTCTCAACCTCTCATCTCCTGGTTTTGTCAAGAACCTTAATGTATCTCTTTGGAATCCCATATTGTTCAATCAAGTGTTTTGCCTGATTCTCAATCACTCCACCTTGAACCAGAACCTCCTGCCCCTTCTTACCTAAAGGAAAAACATTAGTGTATGCATCAGTAACGCTCGGAAGGAATCCTCATAATGTGACAATAAATATTATCCCCAGACAATCAAATTGACTAGAGAGCAATTGGAGTATGGGAGAAAGGTTGTTAAATGTGTATACTATGTCTacaaaaatgttcacctggtcagttattgaccaagaaaataatgctcaaccacccttggatgtaaatccaatgacagagagaattattattaagtttaagtgttttgttttccacccttagatttacatctaagggttattgagtataaattctttggtcagcaactgaccaggtgaacactactCACTATGTCTATATGCAAACCAGAAtccaatattaacaaaataagtttttttttttttaaaaaaaagatacAAACAATCACTTCCATGTctcattgaaaaaaataaatataaaggcAGAATCTGCACTAAAATTTTCACAAATGTTAACCTGTCGAATGAAATACTACAGTCCAAATAATGAGTCAAGGGAGGAAAGATAGTCTCCAATAAAAACTAATTCACCGTGCATATTTGTGCCACACACCTGGTAGTTCTTCCACCGTTGTACTGCAAGCGAACTTCTTTTGCAGCTCTGATGCCAAAGCTTCAGGATCCACTAAAAATGTTTCCAGTCCTGATAACTTGGTCATTTTCTTATTACCTTGCCGCCTTTCTGTCATTATCTGGACTGTTTTCAAACCACCTTTACGAACAACTGAGTCATTTCCCCTTGTCACAATGTGATGGGCTTGCATCCGGTTCACAAATGCTGCTCCTAAGTCTCTTTTATGGATTTCTGTAGGGTACGTTGAACCTTTCTTTATGGCTCCCTTGAACAGTGCATCACACAATAtcacatccaaaatcacaaTGGATTTATCTGTCGGCTTAACCAggttttccttttcaacatatTTAAACACAATGTCAGTGGCATCTGAAGCACTGTAAAGCTCGCCTGTGTCAGCACCTACAGAAGCAAATACTGGATTTACATGTACACTTGGTTTATAGATCACAGCCACTTTCAGGATTTTGACCGACCGACTTTCACTGACAGAAGGAACACCAGTTTGAACAGCTTCTTCAACTTGTCGTTTCTCTGGCTTGAAAGATGAGTAATCTGGATGGCTGCGGTTAACAGAAAGTAATACAGACTCCTTATATTTATCTTCCTTCACTCTAATCTGCAGAGATGTTTGGGTGCCGACATTAACAACACCAATAACAAAGACAATATTGATTTAAATAACAGGAAGCTTAATTCACCCAGTCTCTGTCACTCTCTACTCTGGCTATAAACCAAGTTATCACCCCCTTTCAGAATGTATCAGAGTTAAGCTGAGATATGAAAGAGACTCGAAAGTCTTCACAAGTTAACTAATACCAAATACACTAAACTCAAGAAAGTTTAAACAGTGGTCTCCTATTGTATAGATCATTATTAGTGAGACTCAGAAGTCTTTACAAGTTACCACTACCAAATACACTAAACTGAAGAAAGCTTAAACAGTAATTGCATGGATCATTATTAAACTAAACTGAAGAAAGTTTGGCCATGTCTGAAAGTAAACAAACCACGTATACACTATGACTATCGAAATACAATGAAGAAtcgccaaaaagaaaaaaatactgCTGAATAATTAGGTAAAGGTTATTGACTATACAACAAGAGattctattgttttttttacTCATATGTATTAATCTTCCGAAAGCTCATAGAAATCTGGCATAAGATACTTTTACAAGCCTGTTTTTTCAAGCCCCAATGCAAAGAGATTACAAACATATACAAAGGGAAAGAATTCGAGTGAAGATAAAACCAACAATGCCAAACATGATGCTCAAAAATCAATTGCACAAATTTGGGCATACATCTCAATTACTATAATCCAATTTTTCATGAGCCCTTAATACAATAGAGATTTATACTATAACTTGATCAGTAATTGGTATAAATATAAAAGAACAATGAAATTTTCAAATATCGTCAAGAACACAGAGCAACAAAACCATGCATTAAATACATAAAGGTGCCGACTGTTGACAACACCATAAGGATGCGCAGAATGTGTTCAGAATCCACACTACAAAAAGACCAATATAGATAACCCTCAAAATGACTAGGTTAAAACTGAAAAAGTGGTCACTTTggagaaagtggaaatgaaagCATAACGTACCAATCCTGTAGAACATTTAGCTTGTAACCACTTTGATAATTTCTTGTATGATGATTTCTTGATGTCTAGTGTGATGCCTGAAGGCCTACAAGGTAAAACATAGTTTGACCTGCAGAACcacaaaaaaaatcatgagATCTTATAAATGAAGTATATGCACAGGGAGAGTAGAGACAGATCACGCAAATTTTCACAAAGATTATACCTTTACCATACCATAGAGTGCTTCCGGGTATGGGAAGGTCTTTGTCTTTGACAGTTGTATGCAATGCTTGCAAAAGACACTTTTCCAAAAGCATGTCCACATCCTCGGTGGAAGGAGGATGTTGATCCCCCCCAGTTGACTGATCGGTGGAATCATCATCTGTTAGCTTCAGATCACCTACATTTGCAGTTACTTCCTCAGCGATCTCATTCCTAGCATCAATCGGTGCAACTGAAGCAGAACTTGGTTCAGACTGCACATCAGCAACATCAACATGTTGCCCCATTTCTTATTATCAATGCCATTCAGTTGATCATGTGATGGTAGACCTTCAGCAGCAGGTATGCTGGTACCAGGAAACATCAAATCCGCCCCTCCAATAACATATCGAGAAACCTCTTTAACTTGTTCGACTACAAACCCTCTCCCTTAACAAAACCTCACAAAAACCTCAAGAGCTCCGACGTCGTCGCCGTCGCCGACCCTTCCCGCAACCTCTGGTTCCGCCTCTACACTCCCACCTCCGCGACTACCACCAAGCTCCCCATCATCGTCTTCTTCCACGGCGGCGGGATTGTATTCATGTCCGCCACTTCAAAACCCTACGACGACTTCTGTCAACGCCTCGCTCTCCAGCTCCCCGCCGTCGTCGTCTCCTTCAACTACCGCCTCGCGCCGGAGCATCGGTATCCGTACCAGTACGACGACGGATTCGACGTCCTCAAGTTCATCGACAACAGTCAAAGCAGCTTGTTCGAGGGCGCGAATCTCGGGCAGTGCTTTCTGGCCGGGGACAGCGCCGGCGGGAACATAGCGCACCACGTGGCGATCAGAGCGAGCGGGCACGAGTTTCGGGATCTGAAAGTGGTCAGAATGTTGGCGATTCAGCCGTTTTTTGGCGGAGAAGAGCGGACAGAATCGGTGACGAGACTGAAGAGAGTGCCGCTGGTGAACGTAGAGCGGACGGACTGGATGTGGAAGGCGTTTTTGCCGGAGGGGTCGGATCGGGACCGCCCGGTGGTGAATGTGTTCGGGCCGAACGCGGTGGATTCGATCCCTTACTACGAGCGATTGAAGAAAAGCGGAGCGATTGAGTTGGATGACTCTTCTATGTTTATTAACAGAGTCAGGGATTTCGTGCAATTGCAATCAGTTAATGTTACTGAAACAAGACAATGACCCTTGTTGTTTTTCGATTTCTAATTCTGTACCAATTTGCTTTGCTTGAATGGTTTTAAAAGAGACAAATCACAATTTGGGATTAACTAAATATTGCTGCTTCATGGAGCAAAGGATCAATCACACCAGTAGGCATAATTAACCAAATGAAAAATAAGGAGCGCATCAACATGCATGTGTTCATTCGAAGACAAGAAGaaattttcacaaaaaaaaaaaaaaaatgctttaaTCATGTTTCTGGTCACTAGGTCCTGCACCGTCAAGCTCGAGTCGTTTAAATCTTTTTGGATGaggttcttcttcctcttcctgacTTGAACCAGTTGCAGTACTACTAGATgctgcatcatcatcatcgtaGTGTTGAAGGCCTCGCTTGGTATTTCCCTGCTCCTCCACATCTTCCTCATATATCATGCGGACCCCACACTTCTTCACTTCCCCATCCATTGCACTGTGGACTTCGGTAAAAAAGAAATCCATATCCTTTTCTCCATCGACCAATTCAAATGAGAATTCAAGCTGATAGTAGATATCCTGCCACTCATGAGAATGAAAGTTATGATCGCGGTACCAACAGCCGAACCAAATGTGATCCGACATTGGTTGACCCGACTTTCCCCCAAAACCTAGAGAAACATAACCACAGGATTTTCCGTTGGCCTTCAATGAGCAATAAGTGTCCCGCCAAAGCAAAGGCGGGGGTGCTTTGAAGATTCTAAAAACGACACAGAATGCGAACCCGATCCACTTGTTAGTAAACCAACCCGGATGCAACTCTACAGTCATCAAAGACCCCATACTCTGGTGATTGTACCACTTTGGAATTTCATCTCCAGGAGCAACAAAGTGAAAATTACTGAATTTACGGGTATATCCGGAAGAAGTCCAATGTTGAAACTTCATGTAGCGTGTTAGCAATGAAAGTGCTGTACTCTTACAGCTTTCATTCTCCACCATTTTGAAACAGTTAACACTCGACACTCTTCCTATTTGATTGGACAATGTGTCTAATGAAATGCAGTTGCTGATGTTTACCCATAAACCAGTTCGAAGCTCTGGCAATGTCTGAAGCTTGCGGCACCAATCCAAGTGAAGAACTTCAAGTCTAGAGAGTTGGCCGATGCTCTCAGGTAGTCTAACAAATTGATTATTGCTCATATATAAATATGTTAACAAGGACAAGCATCCAATATCACCGGGGATTTCAGAAAGATTGCAGTCACTTAGATCCAAGTGGGTTAATGAATGCAAACCAGACAAACTGGGCAACGACAATCCTGCCGGAATGTGACTTCTTTTTCGGAATAACTGTTGGAATAACTGAAAACGGTTGAACATCATATTCCATGATTTACGTGACCGTCCCTTACATCCACGAAGAGATAATTCTTTGAGGTTTTTCAAAAGACCAACAGAGGAGGGCACTTCTCCTATGCCACTTCCACTCACATCAAGCTTCTCCAAACATGCAACAAGACCCAACTCATCGGGCAATTTATCAAGCTTTGAGCAACCAGAAAGATTGAGACATTTGAGAGCTTTTAAGCCACCTACACTGCTTGGAAGACACACCAGATGATTGCAATCTCTCAAGGACATAGAAACAAGTCCTTCAAGCATGCCAATAGAGCAGGGTAGTTCTCGTATAGAAGTTCCACTTGCATCAACCTCGACCAAACTTTCTAAATGACCCATGTCATTCGGTAGTTTTTTAAGCTTTGAGCAACCAGAAAGATTAAGAACTTTGAGAGATTTTAAGCCACACACGCTGCTTGCAAAATGCACGAGATTCTTGCAATCTTTTAAGTTCAGCATCGTAAGTTTTCCAAGCACTTCAACTCCTGGGTCAACCTCATATAATCTTGTACAACCATCTAGAAACAGAACCTCAAGATTTGGCATATCTTTAAAGTTTGGGGTGTTGACAAGATTCAATGAGTTGCTGAGTCTAACGGTTTTCAGATTGTCTGAAGGCTGTCAAGTAAAAGCATAAGAAAATTAGCTTTTATATTCAACAATTTCTTCTGTAAGTAATGAAATATTATGTAAATACTTGATACCTCTATTTTCAACGGAAAATGTTCAATGCAACTATGGCACATGTTAAGTTCTAGTAGCTTCTCAGGGTTGAAATGCAACGGGAGAGATTTCGAGGGATACCCGGTCCAGTTAAGAATCCGTAAACTATCAGGAAGACATTCAAGCCCATTCGGTAGGTTCCCATTCTTAATGACAAGGTACCTCAATCTGTTCATCATCAAAAAGGATTTAGCATTTACCCTCAGCGTTACTCCAAGCTCAGTTGAGTCCAGAATAATGCCTTCTATTGCTTCTGTTCCCTATTAAACATCACCAATATAAACTATTAGGGCTAAGAAAATGAGAATATTACACTACCTTTTCATTAGCAAATATAACTAAAATTGCCTTATACTAAATCTCTTACAGTATTTTTGGTCAAGACATGCTTGACGTCTTCAAAAAGCCATAACCTACTGCGCCTGCCTGGCTCATTAGTAGATTCCCGGCGGACAATTTCCCGACCCATTTCTTGGAGCAAATCGTGCATCCATAGTCTTCCATGCAAAACAGTCAAGAGAGATCTTTCGGTAAGAACTTTTATTCCAATAATCGCAGAAACATCACAACTGATCAGTACTTTTGTTACTcgatctttttcttctccacaaAAGAAGCATGAAATGTCTAggaatattttcttctcttcatcatcTAGACCATCGTAGCTAGTCTTAAGTATGTCAAAAATTTCCAAGTTACAAACTGTTCTTAGTTTTCTCAATGCACTGTTCCATTCACTTAGATCTCTTCCATACAAAAAAGAGCCCAGTACTTTAAGAGCTAAAGGGAGACCTTTGGCATAATTTATGAAAGATTTAGACAAATCAAGAAAATCTTCTTCAGGGCAACCTTTTTTGAATGCTTTCCGGCTGAAAAGCAGAAGAGAATCCTCATCATTAAGTTCCTCAACCTTCACAAACAAAAATGCATGTGTTCATTTGAAGACAAGAAGAAAGTTTCACAAACAAAAATATGCATTAACCATGTTTCTGGTCACTAGGTCCTGCACCGTCAAGCTTGAGTCGTTTAAATCTTTTTGGAGGaggttcttcttcctcttcctgacTGGTCATAGATgctgcatcatcatcatcatagtgTTGAAGGCATCGCTTGGTATTGCTCTGCTTTGACAATGTTTGCCAAAGCTCCTCCACATCTTCCTCATATATCACACGGACCCCACACTTCTTCACTTGCGGAATTTCCACTGCATCCCCGTCCTCCTCGTCCATGGTGAGTTTAAATGAGAATTCAAGCTGATAGTAGATATCCTGCCACTCATGTTGATGAGAGTATTCATCACGGTGCGCACAGAAGAACCAAATGTGATCGACTACTGGTTCACCCCACTTTCCCCCCAACCATAGACTAATGTTAGGACGCAATTGTTTATTGACCGTCAAATCGCAATTAATGGACCAGCGAACCAAAGGCGAGAGTGGTTTGAGAAGTCTAAAAACGACACACCAGGCGAATCCCATGCACTTGTTAGTACACCAACCTGGATGCAGCTCTACAGTTATCAAAGACCCCACACTTTGGTAATTGTACCACTCTGGTATTTCATTTCCAGGACCAACAAAGTTAAAATAAGGGGGAGAATATTTGGAAGAACCCGAGGTTGAAACTTCAGGTAGCGTGTCAGCAATGAAAGTGTTGTACTCTTACAGCTTTCATTCTCCACCATTTTGAAACAGTTAACACCCATCAATTTTCCTATTTGATTGGACAATGTGTTTAATGAAATGCAGTTGCTGATGTTTACCCATAAACGAGTTGGAAGCTCTGGCAATGTCTGAAGCTTGTGGCACCAATCCAAGTGAAGATATTCAAGTCTAGAGAGTTGTCCGATGCTCTCAGGTATTCTAACAAATTCATTTTTGCTCAAATCTAACACTGTTAACAAGGACAAGCATCCAAAATCACTAGGGATTTCAGAAAGATTGCAGTCACTTACATCCAATTTGGTTAATGAATGCACACCAAACAAACTAGCCAACGACAATCCTACCGGAATGCGACTTCTTTTTTGCAATAACTAAAAAGGGTTGAACATCATATTCCATGATTTAGGTGACTGTCCTTTACATCCACCAAGAGATAATTCTTTGATGTTTTTCAAAAGACCAATAAAGGAGGGCACTTCTGTTATGCCACTTCCACTCACATCAAGCTTCTCCAAACAGGCAACAAGACCCAACTCATCTGGCAATTTATCAAGCTTTGAGCAACCAGAAAGATTGAGATCTGTGAGAGATTTTAAGCCACGTACACTGCTTGGAAGACACACAAGATGTTTGCAGTCTCTCAAGGACATAGAAACAAGTCCTTCAAGCATGCCAATAGAGCAAGGTAGTTCTCGTACAGAAGTTACACTCACATGAAGCCTCTTTAAACTGGCAATATGACCCAATTCATTTGGCAATTTGGcaagctttaagcaaccagaAAGACTGAGATCTTTGAGACATTTTAAGCCACCTAAACTGCTTGGAAGACACACCAGATGTTTGCAATCTCTCAACAACATACAAACAAGTCCTTCAAGCATTCCAATAGAGCAAGGTAGTTCTCGTATAGAAGTTCTACTCGCATCAACCTCGACCAAACTTTCTAAATGACCCATGTCATTCGATAGTTTTTTAAGCTTTGAGCAACCAGAAAGATAAGAACTTTGAGAGATTTTAAGGCACGTACACTGCTTGCAAAATGCACGAGATTCTTGCAATCTTTTAAGTTCAGCATCGTAAGTTTTTCAAGCATTTCAACTCCTAGGTCAACCTCATATATTCTTGTACAACCGTCTAGAAACAGAACTTCAAGATGTGGCATACCTTTAAAGTTTGGGGTGTTGACAAGATTCAAAGAGTCGCTGAGTTTAATAGTATTCAAATTGTATAAAGGCTGTCAGGTAAAAGCATAAGAAAATTAGCTTTTATATTCAACAATTTCTTCTGTAAGTAATCAAATATTATGCAAGTACTTGATACCTCTATTTCCAAAGGAAAATGTTCAATGCAACTATGGCACATTTCAAGTTCTAGTAGCTTCTCAAGGTTGAAATGTGATGGGAGAGATTTCGAGGGATACCCGGTCCATTTAAGAATCCGTAAACTATTAGGAAGACATTCAAGCCCATTCGATAGGTTCCCATTCTTAATGACAAGGTATCTCAATCTGTTCATCATTGAAAAGGATTTAGCATTCACCTCCACCTTTACTCCGAGCTCAGTTGAGTCCAGAACAATGCCTTCTATTGCTCTGTTCCCTATTAAACATCACCAATATAAAATATTAGGTCTAAGAAATTGATAATATCAGACTAACTTGTCATTAGCCAATAATAACTAAAATTGTTCTTGTACTAAATCTCTTACAGTATTTTTGGTCACGACATGTTTGACGTCTTGAGGAAGCCATAACCTACTGCGCCTGCCTGGCTCATCAGGAGATTCCCGGCGGACAATTTCCCAACCCATTTCTTGGATCAAATTGTGCATCCGTAGTCTTCCATGTAAAACAGTCAAGAGAGATCTTTCACTAAGAACTTTTATTCCAATAATCGCAGAAACATCGCAACTGATCAGTACTTCTGTTACTCTATCTTTGTCCTCTCCACAAAAGAAGCATGAAATGTCTAggaatattttcttctcttcatcatcTAGACCATCATAACTTGTTTTGAGTATATCAAAAATTTCTATGTTACAAACTCTTCCTAGTTTTCTCAATGCACTATTCCATTCACTTAGATCTCTTCCATGCAAAAAAGAGCCCAGTACTTCAAGAGCTAAAGGGAGACCTTTGGCATAATTTATGACAGATTTAGACAAATCAAGAAAATCTTCTTCAGGGTAACCTCTTTTGAATGCTTTCCAGCTGAAAAGATGAAGAGAATCCTCATCATCAAATCCCTCAACCTTCAATCTTCTCTCCACTCCATGTTCGATCAATAAATGCTCATTTCTAGTTGTGATGAGAACTCTACTCCCTGAACCAAACCACTCTTGGTTTCCTGCCAAATATTTCAAATGGCTTAAATGGgtcacatcatcaagaatgaGAAGAACTTTTTTGTGACCTAACAACCTCCTTATTATGGTGGCTCCTTCATGAAGGTCTGATATGTCTGCCTTTTTTGTCCAAATCCCAGAGAGAAGTTGCTTTTGTAGATTAAGTAGACCACTTTTTTCAACAGAGTCTCTAACATCGGTAAGAAGGAAACTAAATTCAAATTGACAAGAGATTCTCTCATACACCGCTCTTACCATAGTTGTCTTACCAATCCCGCCCATTCCCCATATCCCAATGAAGCGGACGTCATCCACCCCTGCACCTAAAAGCAAATTGACTGGCTGCAATCTTGAGTAAATTCCAACTAGATTTTCTGCATAACTGAATGATGTAGGTTGCAGTTTTGTCCATATTACTTCAACAATATCTCTAATGAGCTTTGATTCATACCTACAACACAGAATAGACAAAACTCATCAGGTTATTGATATGAAGATTTAGTTAATGAAAATGTCTCTGCATTGGACTTGATTTCTTTCATATTCTTGTAATGACACTTAAAAAGCCTCATAAGCTTAATTGATTATCTGCCTATATTATTTGTGATAACCTAATGAAGAGCGCAAACAATCAACTATATGTATATTAAAGAAAAGAGTATATGTATACCATTCCTTTGAATTCCACCCAGAGAAACTTGCCACTTCAGTTAAAGCATATCTCCACCTTCGCACTTTTTCTTTGTCATCCCTAAACCTTTCTTCATGATTAGCAAAGGCTTCTCCAAAACTCCCTGTTTGCTTTCGTACATCAGAGGGATCAACGTAATAGAATATTGGCAGCACTGTTTCTCTTACTTTCATGCATTCAATAATTCTTACAAGTTCATCTAAGCACCACGTTGACGATGCATAATTTTGTGAGAGAACAATGAGGGCAAATCTTGATTCTTCAATTGCAGCAGAAAGTGCTGGAGAAATAGCTTCCCCTTTGTGAAGTTCAGGATCATCCCTGAAAGTTGTGATTCCTTGATGGTCCAATGCAGTGTATAAATGGTCTGTAAAAGCCTTTCGAGTATCCACGCCTCTAAAACTCAAAAAGACATCATATTTCCACCGAGGAGGTGAAGAGCTCTCTGTGCTCATTTCCAATTGAACCTACTGTCCTGTGGCATAGAAAATAGAAATGATTACGGATTTCCTTGTAAATCCACTATATATGAACATTCATTTTAATAAACGAATCCAGTATGAAGCGATAAACATTAGTTGCTTTGCTTTTTGGTGGGAAATTAATTTGATCACAAAGTAATTTTGAATAGAAATTCATAAACAATTGGCATTAAAGCCTCTTTTACAACAAATCATCAGCAGATCTGCTTAAAtactagggaaaaaaaaaacaccaaataTTATAGCAAAACAACGTATTTAATGGAGCTTGAACCTGAGTTTGGGGTCAATTTGAAGTTGCGGTTCAGTGTTCAAATATGGGAATCACGTAGCACTGTAGCAGCAACTTGAAGTCTTGAACAGAAAATATAACAAGATCGAGAAGCAAGCAAGGACCAGACTAAGATCGACAAGTGTAGATTTAGTGAGATTAGAGAGACTGGCTGAAAGAAATGGGTGAGGATAGATCTAGATCGTGAAGACTTTTAGCAGGAGGAGACTCCGGTCTTCAGACTTTACCAGTCGGTCAATGCGATCCAAGTCAGCTGGGGCCCACAAcagattctccaaaaaaaaaaaaaaaaaaaattccacaacAATGTTAACCAACAGAGGTTTTCTATGTGTCAATCATAAGATTCATATCTCTATGTCAATTCCCACAGATACTTGCCAAA
Coding sequences:
- the LOC112173715 gene encoding TMV resistance protein N isoform X2; translated protein: MSTESSSPPRWKYDVFLSFRGVDTRKAFTDHLYTALDHQGITTFRDDPELHKGEAISPALSAAIEESRFALIVLSQNYASSTWCLDELVRIIECMKVRETVLPIFYYVDPSDVRKQTGSFGEAFANHEERFRDDKEKVRRWRYALTEVASFSGWNSKEWYESKLIRDIVEVIWTKLQPTSFSYAENLVGIYSRLQPVNLLLGAGVDDVRFIGIWGMGGIGKTTMVRAVYERISCQFEFSFLLTDVRDSVEKSGLLNLQKQLLSGIWTKKADISDLHEGATIIRRLLGHKKVLLILDDVTHLSHLKYLAGNQEWFGSGSRVLITTRNEHLLIEHGVERRLKVEELNDEDSLLLFSRKAFKKGCPEEDFLDLSKSFINYAKGLPLALKVLGSFLYGRDLSEWNSALRKLRTVCNLEIFDILKTSYDGLDDEEKKIFLDISCFFCGEEKDRVTKVLISCDVSAIIGIKVLTERSLLTVLHGRLWMHDLLQEMGREIVRRESTNEPGRRSRLWLFEDVKHVLTKNTGTEAIEGIILDSTELGVTLRVNAKSFLMMNRLRYLVIKNGNLPNGLECLPDSLRILNWTGYPSKSLPLHFNPEKLLELNMCHSCIEHFPLKIEPSDNLKTVRLSNSLNLVNTPNFKDMPNLEVLFLDGCTRLYEVDPGVEVLGKLTMLNLKDCKNLVHFASSVCGLKSLKVLNLSGCSKLKKLPNDMGHLESLVEVDASGTSIRELPCSIGMLEGLVSMSLRDCNHLVCLPSSVGGLKALKCLNLSGCSKLDKLPDELGLVACLEKLDVSGSGIGEVPSSVGLLKNLKELSLRGCKGRSRKSWNMMFNRFQLFQQLFRKRSHIPAGLSLPSLSGLHSLTHLDLSDCNLSEIPGDIGCLSLLTYLYMSNNQFVRLPESIGQLSRLEVLHLDWCRKLQTLPELRTGLWVNISNCISLDTLSNQIGRVSSVNCFKMVENESCKSTALSLLTRYMKFQHWTSSGYTRKFSNFHFVAPGDEIPKWYNHQSMGSLMTVELHPGWFTNKWIGFAFCVVFRIFKAPPPLLWRDTYCSLKANGKSCGYVSLGFGGKSGQPMSDHIWFGCWYRDHNFHSHEWQDIYYQLEFSFELVDGEKDMDFFFTEVHSAMDGEVKKCGVRMIYEEDVEEQGNTKRGLQHYDDDDAASSSTATGSSQEEEEEPHPKRFKRLELDGAGPSDQKHD
- the LOC112173715 gene encoding TMV resistance protein N isoform X1 → MSTESSSPPRWKYDVFLSFRGVDTRKAFTDHLYTALDHQGITTFRDDPELHKGEAISPALSAAIEESRFALIVLSQNYASSTWCLDELVRIIECMKVRETVLPIFYYVDPSDVRKQTGSFGEAFANHEERFRDDKEKVRRWRYALTEVASFSGWNSKEWYESKLIRDIVEVIWTKLQPTSFSYAENLVGIYSRLQPVNLLLGAGVDDVRFIGIWGMGGIGKTTMVRAVYERISCQFEFSFLLTDVRDSVEKSGLLNLQKQLLSGIWTKKADISDLHEGATIIRRLLGHKKVLLILDDVTHLSHLKYLAGNQEWFGSGSRVLITTRNEHLLIEHGVERRLKVEGFDDEDSLHLFSWKAFKRGYPEEDFLDLSKSVINYAKGLPLALEVLGSFLHGRDLSEWNSALRKLGRVCNIEIFDILKTSYDGLDDEEKKIFLDISCFFCGEDKDRVTEVLISCDVSAIIGIKVLSERSLLTVLHGRLRMHNLIQEMGWEIVRRESPDEPGRRSRLWLPQDVKHVVTKNTGTEAIEGIILDSTELGVTLRVNAKSFLMMNRLRYLVIKNGNLPNGLECLPDSLRILNWTGYPSKSLPLHFNPEKLLELNMCHSCIEHFPLKIEPSDNLKTVRLSNSLNLVNTPNFKDMPNLEVLFLDGCTRLYEVDPGVEVLGKLTMLNLKDCKNLVHFASSVCGLKSLKVLNLSGCSKLKKLPNDMGHLESLVEVDASGTSIRELPCSIGMLEGLVSMSLRDCNHLVCLPSSVGGLKALKCLNLSGCSKLDKLPDELGLVACLEKLDVSGSGIGEVPSSVGLLKNLKELSLRGCKGRSRKSWNMMFNRFQLFQQLFRKRSHIPAGLSLPSLSGLHSLTHLDLSDCNLSEIPGDIGCLSLLTYLYMSNNQFVRLPESIGQLSRLEVLHLDWCRKLQTLPELRTGLWVNISNCISLDTLSNQIGRVSSVNCFKMVENESCKSTALSLLTRYMKFQHWTSSGYTRKFSNFHFVAPGDEIPKWYNHQSMGSLMTVELHPGWFTNKWIGFAFCVVFRIFKAPPPLLWRDTYCSLKANGKSCGYVSLGFGGKSGQPMSDHIWFGCWYRDHNFHSHEWQDIYYQLEFSFELVDGEKDMDFFFTEVHSAMDGEVKKCGVRMIYEEDVEEQGNTKRGLQHYDDDDAASSSTATGSSQEEEEEPHPKRFKRLELDGAGPSDQKHD